One window from the genome of Eucalyptus grandis isolate ANBG69807.140 chromosome 7, ASM1654582v1, whole genome shotgun sequence encodes:
- the LOC104453525 gene encoding sialyltransferase-like protein 1, producing the protein MVGGEGRMRHHHRAPSSSSSSGSNGGRLAVPHLACAAAFLCLFVFATQSSFFAGDQSSDLDGREVRVLSGFQSSVQQCVAKRGLGLSAHIIDHCNLVLKFPKGTNSTWYNAQFKIFEPLEYKYDVCEAILLWEQYRNMTTVLTREYLDARPDGWLEYAAKRIAQLGVDKCYNRTLCEEHLNMILPSNPPFHPRQFHRCAVVGNSGDLLKTEFGEEIDSHDAVIRENEAPVNEKYAKYVGMKRDFRLVVRGGARNMIAILNGSDDEVLIIKSMTHRDFNAMIKKVPNPVYLFQGIVLRRGAKGTGMKSIELALSMCDTVDIYGFTVDPGYTEWTRYFSEPKKGHNPLQGRAYYQLLECLGVIRIHSPMRAKMKQDWSDVPNRDLIRSAHAAALRLKKSQAGQSGGQGQFGSCKVWGNADPKNNGRVSGSSDMSDLRKYSNYSKWELMPLEKLRKEARDHFIHMEGVSLYKMDGNKLDDLVCVRHALRSEA; encoded by the exons atgGTCGGCGGCGAAGGAAGGATGAGACACCACCACAGAGCAccgtcgtcttcctcctcctccggcagCAACGGCGGGCGGCTGGCGGTCCCGCATCTGGCCTGCGCCGCCGCATTCCTCTGCCTCTTCGTCTTCGCCACCCAATCTTCCTTCTTCGCAG GGGACCAAAGTTCGGATCTCGACGGGCGGGAAGTTCGGGTCTTGTCCGGTTTCCAGTCCAGCGTGCAACAATGCGTG GCCAAGAGAGGGCTTGGGCTTTCCGCGCACATAATTGATCATTGCAACTTAGTCCTGAAGTTCCCAAAAGGCACTAACAGTACTTGG TACAATGCACAGTTTAAGATCTTTGAGCCCTTGGAGTACAAGTATGATGTCTGTGAGGCCATCTTGTTATGGGAACAG TATCGTAACATGACTACCGTGCTGACTAGAGAATATCTTGATGCTCGGCCAGATGGATGGCTGGAATATGCAGCAAAAAGAATAGCACAGCT GGGTGTTGATAAATGCTACAATCGAACTCTTTGTGAGGAGCATTTGAATATGATTCTACCATCAAATCCTCCCTTTCACCCCCGACAGTTTCACAGATGTGCTGTTGTCGGAAACTCTGGAGATTTGTTGAAGACAGAGTTTGGAGAAGAGATAGACAGTCATGATGCTGTAATTAGAGAAAATGAGGCTCCCGTTAATGAG AAATATGCCAAATATGTTGGCATGAAAAGGGATTTCCGCCTCGTGGTTCGTGGTGGTGCTCGAAACATGATTGCCATACTGAATGGGTCTG ATGATGAGGTACTCATAATCAAAAGTATGACTCATCGAGACTTCAATGCAATGATAAAG AAAGTTCCAAATCCCGTCTATCTGTTTCAAGGGATTGTGTTGCGCAGAGGAGCAAAGGGGACTGGAATGAAGTCTATTGAGCTAGCACTCTCTATGTGTGATACTGTCGACATATATGGTTTCACTGTTGATCCAGGTTATACGGAATG GACTCGTTATTTCTCTGAACCGAAGAAAGGTCATAATCCACTTCAAGGGCGGGCTTATTATCAGCTATTAGAGTGCCTTGGT GTTATAAGAATCCATTCTCCCATGAGGGCCAAAATGAAGCAAGATTGGTCAGATGTGCCTAATCGCGATTTGATAAGAAGTGCTCATGCGGCTGCATTGCGCTTAAAGAAGAGTCAAGCTGGTCAGAGTGGTGGACAGGGACAGTTTGGTAGTTGTAAGGTTTGGGGCAATGCAGACCCTAAAAACAATGGGCGGGTCTCTGGTTCTTCAGACATGAGTGATCTCAGGAAATATTCGAATTACAGCAAATGGGAACTCATGCCTCTAGAGAAGCTAAGGAAGGAAGCACGAGATCATTTTATCCATATGGAAGGTGTATCCCTGTACAAAATGGATGGAAACAAGTTGGATGATCTTGTCTGTGTACGGCACGCTCTAAGATCAGAGGCATGA